In a single window of the Syntrophus gentianae genome:
- a CDS encoding elongator complex protein 3 translates to MKRADPFPATPRILPIFLPYLGCRQRCIFCNEKIATGLSTAEISEETVQKTMVLYFAHFKPDDRPVQIAFYGGTFTGMAEEKQLRLLQMVRPFLRNGQVDGIRISTRPDEIDENRLDLLRSHGVKTVEIGAQSLVEEVLHRSRRGHTVEDVFSAVERLRRKGFEVGLHLMAGLPGDTPQSFVSTIERTIALQPDTVRLHPTLVFRDTVLESLYAEGRYSPLSLSEAVQLSRYALLRLEKAGIPVIRIGLQTTPEMEAPGNVVAGPFHPAFRSLVDAAIFREMASALLSAISPEGRTVTFLISPRDLSDFRGQKNENLDFLTERFRPEAIRLDGRPDYPRGWLTLQNGGRTVSMHRTGLHPVLS, encoded by the coding sequence GCCACGCCCCGGATTCTTCCGATTTTTCTTCCCTATCTGGGATGCCGTCAACGCTGCATCTTCTGCAACGAAAAAATTGCGACGGGCCTGTCGACCGCTGAGATTTCCGAAGAGACGGTGCAAAAGACCATGGTGCTTTATTTCGCCCATTTCAAACCGGACGATCGCCCGGTTCAAATCGCCTTCTACGGGGGAACCTTCACCGGAATGGCGGAGGAAAAACAGCTGCGTCTGCTGCAAATGGTCCGGCCTTTTCTGCGGAATGGGCAAGTCGACGGCATCCGGATCTCCACGAGACCGGATGAGATCGATGAAAATCGCCTCGATCTCCTGCGCAGCCATGGCGTGAAGACGGTGGAAATTGGCGCCCAGTCTCTCGTGGAGGAGGTCCTCCACCGGTCCCGGCGGGGCCATACCGTGGAAGATGTCTTTTCCGCCGTAGAACGGCTGCGCCGGAAAGGGTTCGAAGTCGGCCTCCATCTCATGGCGGGACTTCCGGGCGATACGCCGCAGTCCTTTGTTTCTACCATCGAACGGACCATCGCCCTTCAGCCGGATACGGTCCGCCTCCATCCAACCCTGGTCTTCCGGGACACGGTCCTGGAGAGTCTTTACGCTGAAGGCCGATATTCGCCGCTGTCCCTTTCCGAAGCCGTCCAATTGTCCCGGTATGCCCTGCTCCGCCTGGAAAAGGCAGGAATCCCGGTCATCCGGATCGGCCTGCAGACCACGCCTGAAATGGAAGCGCCGGGAAATGTCGTCGCCGGTCCCTTTCACCCGGCCTTCCGGTCTCTCGTCGATGCCGCGATCTTCCGGGAGATGGCCTCGGCCCTGCTTTCCGCAATTTCGCCGGAAGGGCGGACCGTGACGTTTCTTATCTCGCCGCGGGATCTTTCCGACTTCCGGGGACAGAAAAACGAAAATCTTGATTTTCTCACCGAACGATTTCGACCGGAAGCGATCCGTCTCGACGGCAGACCGGATTACCCGCGGGGGTGGCTGACGCTGCAGAATGGAGGCCGAACCGTCTCAATGCATCGCACCGGCCTCCACCCTGTTCTCTCATGA